One Poecilia reticulata strain Guanapo linkage group LG19, Guppy_female_1.0+MT, whole genome shotgun sequence genomic window carries:
- the ndufb8 gene encoding NADH dehydrogenase [ubiquinone] 1 beta subcomplex subunit 8, mitochondrial yields MRTSHSVRQQQPVNMAGVGFQRLAKALAKGKGSGLSALVSGCRAASGATKGSLPGPFPKTPEERAAAAKKYNLRVEDYEPYPDNGEGYGDYPKLPDRSQHERDPWYKWDHPDLRRNWGEPMHWNFDMYLRTRVDTSPSPVPWSTMWKQLFGFIGFMLFMFYMGEKFPSYQPIAPKQYPYNNLYLEKGGDPAKTPEEVKNYEI; encoded by the exons ATGCGTACCTCTCATTCTGTCAGACAACAGCAGCCAGTAAACATGGCTGGTGTTGGTTTCCAACGTTTGGCCAAGGCTCTCGCTAAGGGCAAAGGTTCTGGCCTCTCAGCCCTTGTATCGGGATGTAGAGCAG CCTCTGGTGCGACAAAGGGTAGTCTTCCTGGTCCATTCCCAAAGACCCCAGAGgagagagctgctgctgcaaagaAATACAATCTTCGGGTGGAGGACTATGAGCCGTATCCGGATAACGGAGAGGG CTACGGTGATTACCCAAAACTACCAGATAGGTCCCAACACGAGAGAGACCCCTGGTACAAATGGGACCACCCTGACTTGAGGAGGAACTGGGGAGAGCCG ATGCACTGGAATTTTGACATGTACCTCAGAACCCGAGTGGACACATCTCCAAGCCCTGTGCCGTGGTCAACAATGTGGAAACAACTGTTTGGTTTCATCGGGTTCATGTTGTTCATGTTCTACATGGGGGAGAAATTTCCATCCTATCAACCTATT GCCCCAAAGCAATATCCCTACAACAACCTGTACTTGGAGAAAGGAGGAGATCCTGCAAAGACACCAGAAGAAGttaaaaattatgaaatctAA